In Bacteroidota bacterium, one DNA window encodes the following:
- a CDS encoding NUDIX pyrophosphatase, which yields MIQLHIARRLGGRTEYLVLHRSADEPVYPNCWQVVTGGIDPGETAVDAALREMLEETGLRPETMWAVPYVASFYSVKRDQVLNVPVFLALVDPDYDVILSEEHQAFEWLPLDAAIERLIFPTHKEGTTYVHTYILNAEGDVPFPQVFTRSNNAADRSQINDA from the coding sequence ATGATCCAACTCCACATCGCCCGCCGCTTGGGCGGACGAACGGAGTACTTGGTGTTGCATCGTTCTGCCGACGAGCCGGTGTACCCGAATTGTTGGCAGGTCGTGACCGGAGGGATCGACCCCGGCGAGACGGCAGTCGATGCGGCGTTGCGGGAAATGCTCGAGGAGACTGGGCTTCGTCCCGAGACCATGTGGGCCGTGCCGTACGTCGCGTCGTTCTATAGTGTGAAACGCGACCAAGTTTTGAATGTGCCCGTATTTCTAGCGTTGGTCGACCCGGACTACGACGTTATTCTCTCTGAAGAGCATCAGGCATTCGAATGGCTGCCGCTCGATGCGGCAATCGAACGCCTCATCTTTCCAACGCACAAAGAAGGCACGACGTATGTTCATACGTACATCTTGAATGCGGAAGGGGACGTGCCGTTTCCGCAAGTGTTTACCCGATCGAATAACGCGGCCGATAGGTCGCAGATCAACGACGCATGA
- the gatA gene encoding Asp-tRNA(Asn)/Glu-tRNA(Gln) amidotransferase subunit GatA, giving the protein MNFETIKSLNETYNCFLQVFDAPIQPVSNGRLTGMSVAVKDVLAIKDARLTCASKILEPFTSLYHATCVERLVNAGVSVVGKTNMDEFAMGSSNENSAFGAVLNPWDISRVPGGSSGGSAVAAAIGACDVALGTDTGGSIRQPAAFTGTVGVKPTYGRISRYGLVAFASSFDTVGTFSRTLESAATALEVMAGRDERDATSADVAVDEYSKAISREVKGLRIGIPAEYYGEGIEPDVRDAIEATKQKLVASGCTLVPISMPHTKYSIAVYYILTTAEASSNLARFDGIRYGYRTSGAHSLADTYVGSRSEGFGREVKRRIMLGTYVLSSGYYDAYYKRAQKVRRLVKEDFTKAFTEVDAILTPTTPTTAFKLGDKVSDPLSMYLNDIYTVSANIAGCPAASIPVGRDRNGLPIGAQLITKDFDESTLFALASKIHVDVLAELKR; this is encoded by the coding sequence ATGAATTTTGAAACGATCAAGTCGCTCAACGAGACGTACAACTGTTTTCTACAGGTCTTTGACGCGCCCATCCAGCCTGTTTCGAACGGGAGACTTACGGGGATGAGCGTCGCCGTGAAGGATGTGCTCGCGATCAAGGACGCACGCCTGACCTGTGCATCGAAGATTCTTGAGCCGTTCACGAGTCTCTATCATGCAACCTGTGTCGAGCGGCTTGTCAATGCGGGAGTATCGGTCGTTGGAAAGACGAACATGGACGAGTTCGCGATGGGCTCGTCGAACGAGAACTCAGCATTCGGAGCGGTACTCAATCCGTGGGATATCTCGCGCGTTCCTGGCGGATCGTCGGGTGGCAGCGCCGTTGCTGCGGCGATCGGTGCGTGCGACGTTGCGCTCGGAACAGATACGGGCGGCTCTATCCGCCAGCCTGCGGCCTTCACGGGTACCGTCGGCGTAAAGCCGACGTATGGCCGCATTTCGCGTTATGGGCTTGTCGCCTTTGCTTCGAGTTTCGATACTGTCGGGACATTCTCGCGAACGTTGGAGTCTGCCGCAACGGCGCTGGAAGTAATGGCGGGTCGCGACGAACGCGATGCAACCAGTGCGGATGTAGCGGTCGATGAGTACTCGAAGGCCATCAGCCGCGAGGTGAAGGGATTGCGGATCGGCATTCCTGCCGAGTATTACGGCGAGGGCATCGAGCCCGATGTTCGCGACGCGATCGAGGCGACGAAACAGAAACTGGTCGCATCAGGATGCACACTCGTGCCGATCTCGATGCCGCATACAAAGTACTCGATCGCAGTGTACTACATCTTGACAACGGCAGAAGCGTCGAGCAATCTCGCGCGGTTCGACGGCATTCGGTATGGGTATCGTACGAGTGGTGCACACTCGCTTGCCGATACGTATGTGGGCTCCCGCAGCGAAGGTTTCGGACGCGAGGTAAAGCGTCGTATCATGCTTGGGACGTATGTGCTCTCGAGCGGATACTACGATGCATACTATAAGCGTGCGCAGAAGGTGCGCCGACTCGTCAAAGAGGATTTCACGAAGGCATTTACCGAGGTGGATGCGATACTGACCCCGACAACTCCGACGACAGCATTCAAGCTCGGGGATAAAGTCAGTGATCCGCTGTCGATGTATCTCAACGATATTTATACGGTGAGTGCGAATATTGCAGGCTGTCCTGCCGCGAGTATTCCGGTTGGACGCGACCGCAACGGTCTTCCGATCGGCGCGCAACTCATCACGAAGGATTTTGACGAGTCGACGCTCTTCGCTCTCGCATCCAAGATCCATGTGGATGTGCTGGCCGAGTTGAAGCGATAA
- a CDS encoding VOC family protein produces the protein MSTIKGCRHAVLGTSDVARAREFYLEKIGLPLLEEIPAANLFACGIGGFRLSVFGGYEAAPPKGDRTAGMNLVFEVDDIEQALAELSARGVTFDGGIHEAPGFCRFIVTFDPDDNPVEFAQYLR, from the coding sequence ATGTCCACGATCAAAGGATGTCGTCATGCAGTGCTTGGCACGAGCGATGTTGCCCGGGCGCGCGAATTTTATCTGGAGAAGATCGGCCTACCGCTACTCGAAGAAATTCCGGCAGCAAATTTATTCGCATGCGGCATCGGCGGATTTCGTCTTTCTGTGTTCGGTGGCTATGAAGCAGCTCCGCCGAAAGGCGACCGCACTGCCGGAATGAATCTCGTCTTTGAAGTTGATGACATCGAACAAGCCCTCGCAGAGCTCTCGGCGCGAGGTGTGACATTCGACGGCGGCATCCACGAAGCCCCGGGCTTTTGTCGGTTTATTGTGACGTTCGATCCGGATGACAATCCGGTCGAATTCGCCCAGTATCTGAGGTAA
- a CDS encoding GGDEF domain-containing protein, with the protein MNDAPESYHDESSDESSSPKRVRFDDFEIEHDAPHAADRGSEGGNFLKNAVPRIKNLSGDLLGGRKKKLFGSRAEAASADEHAEEIPFDPLAAPYFSDEEQSLIRVRKMPKSPAPEPREPQAPPPPTPTPTPAPIVIEEEEELVMEVTEDEANDDYESASETEEEMLLEPDEALLEEEEVVILDDDASPESNVSEPRRAETPLDPSVRVYLDTLRRFDSRPRRGGEIRDPRKDFVLLLSELLDLLRDHTGAQSALFFWVNHKKQHLVLECASVDDFAFHHLLSERRYPIEHDAVSKVALRGEPQLMQSIPPQAEYDLIPYYSEQIGIRSFAAMPVLFADALVAVLAVDSLEEEQFNAETLRLLTEYSGLISGLVRSYIESYDLLTSARTLESARRLYNLAGADLSGRPPREAAKTGEYILRALSEAAGELVEWEWFSTIAFDEGQRTWGIQHLQAKASEGYIGPRTQIDLAESIVGKSLQTGNSIRIDELTRQSTRFSVQEDRDRAAGHSFLVIPIRTANKNYGALAIEHSEAGRFTDVDIETLEHLTRSAAAALEIFSLSQIVSDRSLTDLLTGLLNKRGFEVRFGEELARAKEYNEALSLVMFEVDDVAQYTSQFPQEDLDTIVLSLAKVLGYLKQPYDVLARVGEFSFAVLLSRMIDEEAYLWSEKVRQKIVSEVIAIGRKSFSVTASIGVVGARSNSTREDLMVCARMALDKAKERGGNEVIVY; encoded by the coding sequence ATGAACGACGCACCGGAATCATATCACGACGAATCTTCCGACGAATCGTCGTCGCCGAAGCGGGTTCGCTTTGACGATTTCGAGATCGAGCACGACGCACCGCATGCAGCCGATCGCGGCAGTGAGGGGGGCAACTTCCTCAAAAATGCGGTGCCGCGCATCAAGAACCTCTCCGGGGATCTGCTCGGCGGCCGGAAGAAGAAACTCTTCGGTTCACGCGCCGAGGCTGCAAGCGCCGACGAGCACGCGGAAGAGATCCCATTCGATCCTCTCGCTGCTCCGTATTTCTCCGACGAAGAGCAATCGTTGATCCGAGTGCGAAAGATGCCGAAGTCCCCCGCGCCCGAACCACGCGAACCGCAGGCACCGCCGCCTCCGACGCCAACCCCAACGCCTGCGCCCATCGTCATCGAAGAAGAGGAAGAACTCGTCATGGAAGTGACCGAGGACGAGGCTAACGACGACTACGAGAGCGCATCGGAAACAGAAGAAGAGATGCTGCTCGAACCGGACGAAGCATTACTCGAAGAAGAAGAGGTCGTCATACTGGATGACGATGCCTCGCCCGAAAGCAATGTCAGCGAACCGCGTCGCGCCGAGACGCCGCTCGATCCTTCCGTCAGAGTGTATCTCGATACGCTTCGTCGCTTCGATTCTCGTCCGCGTCGCGGCGGCGAGATCCGCGACCCTCGCAAAGATTTTGTGCTCTTACTCTCGGAGCTGCTCGACCTGCTTCGCGATCATACCGGCGCTCAAAGTGCGCTCTTCTTCTGGGTCAATCATAAGAAGCAGCATCTCGTGCTCGAGTGCGCCTCGGTCGACGACTTTGCGTTCCACCATTTGCTCAGCGAACGCCGCTACCCCATCGAGCACGATGCCGTAAGCAAAGTTGCGCTGCGCGGCGAGCCGCAGCTCATGCAGAGCATCCCGCCGCAGGCCGAATACGACCTGATCCCATACTACTCCGAGCAGATCGGTATCCGCTCGTTCGCAGCAATGCCTGTGCTCTTTGCGGATGCCTTGGTTGCGGTGCTTGCCGTCGATTCGCTCGAAGAAGAGCAGTTCAATGCCGAGACGCTGCGATTACTGACGGAGTATAGCGGCCTGATCTCGGGGCTCGTCCGCTCGTATATCGAATCTTACGATCTTCTGACCTCGGCACGGACACTCGAATCGGCCAGACGACTCTATAACCTTGCCGGTGCAGACCTCAGCGGCCGTCCGCCGCGCGAAGCCGCAAAGACCGGCGAATATATTCTCCGCGCTCTGAGCGAAGCTGCCGGTGAACTTGTCGAATGGGAGTGGTTCTCGACTATCGCATTCGACGAAGGACAGCGAACTTGGGGCATCCAGCATTTGCAGGCGAAAGCCAGCGAAGGCTACATCGGACCAAGGACGCAAATCGATCTTGCAGAAAGTATCGTCGGCAAGTCGCTGCAGACCGGCAACAGCATCCGCATCGATGAACTCACGCGGCAAAGCACGCGCTTTAGTGTTCAAGAAGATCGCGACCGTGCCGCCGGACATTCGTTTCTCGTGATCCCGATCAGGACTGCAAACAAGAATTACGGGGCGCTCGCGATCGAACACAGCGAAGCCGGTCGGTTTACGGATGTAGATATCGAGACGCTCGAGCATCTGACGCGCAGCGCTGCGGCGGCTCTCGAGATATTCTCTCTCTCGCAGATCGTCAGCGACCGTTCGCTGACCGACCTACTCACTGGCTTGCTCAACAAGCGCGGCTTCGAAGTTCGGTTCGGCGAGGAGCTTGCCCGTGCAAAAGAATATAACGAAGCGCTCTCGCTCGTCATGTTCGAGGTGGACGACGTGGCGCAATACACGAGTCAATTTCCCCAGGAAGACCTAGACACCATCGTCTTGTCGCTTGCGAAAGTACTTGGGTATCTGAAGCAGCCGTACGATGTGCTGGCCCGTGTCGGCGAATTTTCGTTTGCGGTACTGTTGTCCCGAATGATCGACGAGGAAGCATATCTCTGGAGCGAAAAAGTCCGGCAGAAAATCGTCAGCGAAGTGATCGCCATCGGCCGCAAGAGTTTTTCGGTCACGGCCAGTATCGGCGTCGTCGGCGCACGCAGCAACTCTACTCGGGAAGACCTCATGGTCTGTGCCCGCATGGCGCTCGATAAGGCAAAAGAGCGCGGCGGCAATGAAGTGATCGTGTACTGA